In one window of Lynx canadensis isolate LIC74 chromosome B3, mLynCan4.pri.v2, whole genome shotgun sequence DNA:
- the ISLR gene encoding immunoglobulin superfamily containing leucine-rich repeat protein, giving the protein MQELRLLCWAVLLGLAQACPEPCDCGEKYGFQIADCAYRDLEAVPPGFPANVTTLSLSANRLPSLPEGAFREVPLLQSLWLAHNEIRVVAAGALASLGQLRSLDLSHNLISDFAWSDLHNLSALQLLKMDSNELTFIPRDAFRSLRALRSLQLNHNRLHALAEGTFAPLTALSHLQINDNPFDCTCGIVWFKTWALTTAVSIPEQDNITCTSPHVLKGTPLNRLLPLPCSAPSVQLTYQPSQDGAELRPGFVLALHCDVEGQPAPQLHWHIQTPGGTVEITSPNVGADGRALPGALAAGGRPRFRAFANGSLLIPDFGKLEEGTYSCLATNELGSAESSVNVALATPGEGGEDALGRRFHGKAAEGKGCYTVDNEVQPSGPEDNVVIIYLSRAGGPEAAAVGGGAPGKQPPGLFLLGQSLLLLFLTSF; this is encoded by the coding sequence ATGCAGGAGCTGCGTTTGCTCTGCTGGGCGGTCCTCCTGGGCCTAGCGCAGGCCTGTCCTGAGCCCTGCGACTGCGGCGAGAAGTACGGCTTCCAGATCGCCGACTGCGCCTACCGCGACCTGGAGGCCGTGCCACCCGGCTTCCCTGCCAACGTGACCACGCTGAGCCTGTCGGCCAACCGGCTGCCAAGCTTGCCAGAGGGCGCCTTCCGGGAGGTGCCCCTCCTGCAGTCGCTGTGGCTGGCGCACAACGAGATCCGCGTGGTGGCCGCCGGTGCCCTCGCCTCTCTGGGCCAACTCAGGAGCCTGGACCTCAGCCACAACCTCATCTCCGACTTTGCCTGGAGCGACCTGCACAACCTCAGTGCCCTCCAGCTGCTCAAGATGGACAGCAACGAGCTGACCTTCATCCCCCGGGACGCCTTCCGCAGCCTTCGTGCCCTGCGCTCGCTGCAGCTCAACCACAACCGCCTGCACGCGCTGGCCGAAGGCACCTTCGCGCCTCTCACCGCTCTGTCCCACCTGCAGATCAACGATAACCCCTTCGACTGCACCTGCGGCATCGTGTGGTTCAAGACGTGGGCCTTGACCACGGCCGTGTCCATCCCGGAGCAAGACAACATCACCTGCACTTCGCCCCACGTGCTCAAGGGCACGCCGCTGAACCGCCTGCTGCCGCTGCCTTGCTCGGCGCCCTCGGTGCAGCTCACCTACCAGCCCAGCCAGGACGGTGCCGAGCTGCGGCCGGGCTTCGTGCTGGCCCTCCACTGCGACGTGGAGGGGCAACCGGCCCCCCAGCTCCACTGGCACATCCAGACGCCCGGTGGCACCGTGGAGATCACCAGCCCCAACGTGGGTGCCGACGGGCGTGCCCTGCCCGGGGCCCTGGCCGCCGGCGGCCGGCCTCGCTTCCGGGCCTTTGCCAATGGCAGCCTGCTCATCCCAGACTTCGGCAAGCTGGAGGAGGGCACCTACAGCTGCCTGGCCACCAACGAGCTAGGCAGTGCGGAGAGCTCAGTAAACGTGGCACTGGCCACACCGGGCGAGGGTGGGGAGGATGCGCTGGGGCGCAGGTTCCACGGCAAAGCGGCTGAGGGTAAGGGCTGCTACACGGTTGACAACGAGGTACAGCCCTCAGGGCCGGAGGACAACGTCGTCATCATCTACCTCAGCCGCGCGGGGGGCCCTGAGGCTGCAGCAGTgggaggaggggcccctgggaaGCAGCCCCCCGGCCTGTTCCTACTAGGCCAgagcctcctccttctcttcctcacttccttctag